A region from the Mercenaria mercenaria strain notata chromosome 7, MADL_Memer_1, whole genome shotgun sequence genome encodes:
- the LOC123555711 gene encoding MAM and LDL-receptor class A domain-containing protein 1-like isoform X3: MNDDAALLSHILPALQQRCLTFWYNMYGDGIGNLKVYLQDMCKNGQREMFKVSGDQGQSWKQAVISIPVSSVPNDYKIKIVADVGPTYHGDISIDDVIISTKTCSDLTQGGVSMIG, translated from the exons ATGAACGACGACGCAGCGCTACTGTCACATATTTTACCAGCTTTGCAACAAAGATGTCTCACGTTCTGGTACAACATGTATGGGGACGGGATAGGCAATCTTAAAGTGTACCTACAG gACATGTGTAAAAATGGTCAAAGGGAGATGTTCAAGGTGTCAGGTGACCAAGGACAGAGTTGGAAACAAGCTGTTATATCCATTCCTGTATCGTCAGTTCCTAacgattacaaaattaaaattgtagCAGACGTAGGACCAACTTACCATGGAGATATTtccattgatgacgtcataatcAGTACTAAAACCTGTTCTG ATTTGACACAAGGAGGTGTTTCAATGAtag GTTAG
- the LOC123555711 gene encoding MAM and LDL-receptor class A domain-containing protein 1-like isoform X1 produces MNDDAALLSHILPALQQRCLTFWYNMYGDGIGNLKVYLQDMCKNGQREMFKVSGDQGQSWKQAVISIPVSSVPNDYKIKIVADVGPTYHGDISIDDVIISTKTCSDLTQGGVSMIGNYTFFFSIIRYQAISLQNPTELSGQS; encoded by the exons ATGAACGACGACGCAGCGCTACTGTCACATATTTTACCAGCTTTGCAACAAAGATGTCTCACGTTCTGGTACAACATGTATGGGGACGGGATAGGCAATCTTAAAGTGTACCTACAG gACATGTGTAAAAATGGTCAAAGGGAGATGTTCAAGGTGTCAGGTGACCAAGGACAGAGTTGGAAACAAGCTGTTATATCCATTCCTGTATCGTCAGTTCCTAacgattacaaaattaaaattgtagCAGACGTAGGACCAACTTACCATGGAGATATTtccattgatgacgtcataatcAGTACTAAAACCTGTTCTG ATTTGACACAAGGAGGTGTTTCAATGAtaggtaattatacattttttttttcaataataaggTATCAggctatttctttacaaaatccaACAGAATTGAGTGGGCAGTCATAG